The Erythrobacter sp. JK5 genome includes a region encoding these proteins:
- a CDS encoding flagellar protein FlgN, whose amino-acid sequence MPDRHDARADIAGNLRQMIAVLERERQALASLDADGLTESTRAKEQLCEALATAGPDTLDAESRALAETARALNEVNRRVRNLLAANVAARIDALGGPRATYSPAQFAHV is encoded by the coding sequence GTGCCCGACCGTCATGACGCGCGCGCCGATATCGCCGGCAACCTGCGGCAAATGATTGCCGTTCTCGAGCGCGAGCGGCAAGCGCTTGCCTCGCTCGATGCCGATGGCCTGACCGAATCGACCCGCGCCAAGGAACAGCTGTGCGAAGCGCTGGCGACGGCGGGGCCGGATACGCTCGATGCCGAAAGCCGTGCGCTGGCGGAAACCGCGCGGGCGCTCAACGAGGTCAACCGCCGGGTGCGCAACCTGCTCGCCGCCAATGTCGCCGCCCGCATCGACGCGCTTGGCGGGCCGCGCGCGACCTATTCCCCGGCGCAATTCGCCCACGTCTGA
- a CDS encoding transglycosylase SLT domain-containing protein yields MSNQNPIASIPPAAPVTTGADAASSVQRAIADAARRTSIDFDYLLAQAEVESSLDPRAKARTSSATGLYQFIENTWLDTLKRHGPRFGLGKVAAQIGTTQGGSSYVGDPAQRQAILDLRKNPQVASWMAAGLAEDNRAHLVPILGRQPDHGELYLAHFLGAGGAGRFLSELARDPGQSAADLFRRPASANRAIFYERDGSPRSLAQVMTVIDGKMSHALARAGGPERGVGPHPVADRAAFMPRNRSTVAPIPTLASVAAGRGGGSSAMSGLLRAASGGERLQPLSAEGSAQVRRAYDRLKALGL; encoded by the coding sequence GTGAGCAACCAGAACCCGATCGCCAGCATCCCGCCAGCCGCTCCGGTCACCACCGGCGCGGACGCTGCGTCGAGCGTCCAGCGCGCGATCGCCGATGCCGCGCGGCGCACCAGCATCGACTTCGATTACCTGCTCGCGCAGGCCGAAGTCGAATCCTCGCTCGACCCGCGCGCAAAGGCGCGCACTTCGAGCGCGACCGGCCTTTACCAGTTCATCGAGAACACCTGGCTCGACACGCTCAAGCGCCACGGCCCGCGCTTCGGGCTGGGAAAAGTCGCGGCGCAGATCGGAACGACGCAGGGCGGATCGTCCTATGTCGGCGACCCCGCGCAGCGTCAGGCCATACTCGACTTGCGCAAGAACCCGCAGGTCGCATCGTGGATGGCGGCGGGACTGGCGGAAGACAACCGCGCGCACCTCGTGCCGATCCTCGGCCGCCAGCCGGATCACGGCGAGCTCTATCTCGCGCATTTCCTCGGCGCGGGCGGCGCGGGCCGGTTCCTGTCCGAACTGGCGCGCGATCCCGGCCAGAGCGCCGCCGACCTGTTTCGCCGACCGGCTTCGGCCAACCGCGCGATCTTCTACGAGCGCGACGGATCGCCGCGCAGCCTGGCGCAGGTGATGACCGTGATCGACGGCAAGATGAGCCACGCCCTCGCCCGCGCCGGTGGCCCGGAGAGGGGCGTCGGGCCCCATCCGGTTGCCGATCGGGCCGCATTTATGCCGCGCAATAGGTCCACGGTCGCCCCGATCCCGACGCTCGCGTCGGTCGCCGCCGGCCGGGGCGGTGGCTCGTCCGCGATGTCTGGCCTGCTGCGCGCCGCTTCCGGCGGGGAGCGGTTGCAGCCGCTCAGCGCCGAAGGCAGCGCCCAGGTCAGGCGCGCCTACGACCGGCTGAAAGCGCTCGGCCTGTGA
- a CDS encoding sigma-70 family RNA polymerase sigma factor produces the protein MKHDPHSFAAATPVAYSNASRAEVEDRVRRFLPMVRRAAWHIYGMGREGLEIEDLIQAGIVALTECAQRHSGPGEDGFAAYAKIRARGAMLDCIRKLMNDTRTARKKRAAYHDTLDRLRQQLGREPGRAEIAQAMGIGDGELLEIEASGVAISSISDEYDESNTAFASDGPDPFEALCALEDRERLVRAMTALPDRLKLVLQLFFVEEMNLTEIAEVLEVSVPRVHQLRAKALKDLRALMEAELA, from the coding sequence ATGAAGCACGATCCCCACAGTTTCGCCGCTGCCACGCCGGTCGCCTACAGCAACGCCTCGCGCGCCGAGGTCGAAGACCGGGTGCGCCGGTTCCTACCCATGGTCCGGCGGGCCGCGTGGCACATCTACGGCATGGGGCGCGAAGGGCTGGAAATCGAAGACCTGATCCAGGCGGGGATCGTCGCGCTGACCGAGTGCGCGCAGCGCCATTCCGGTCCGGGCGAAGACGGGTTCGCCGCCTATGCCAAGATCCGCGCGCGCGGGGCGATGCTCGATTGCATCCGCAAGCTGATGAACGATACCCGCACCGCGCGAAAGAAGCGCGCGGCCTATCACGACACGCTCGATCGCCTGCGCCAGCAGCTCGGCCGTGAGCCAGGCCGGGCCGAAATCGCGCAGGCGATGGGGATCGGCGATGGTGAGCTGCTCGAAATCGAGGCTTCGGGCGTCGCCATCTCCTCGATCAGCGATGAGTACGACGAAAGCAACACCGCCTTCGCCAGCGACGGCCCCGACCCGTTCGAAGCCCTGTGCGCGCTGGAGGACCGCGAGCGGCTGGTGCGCGCGATGACCGCGCTGCCCGATCGGCTGAAGCTGGTGCTGCAGCTGTTCTTCGTCGAGGAAATGAACCTCACCGAGATCGCCGAAGTGCTCGAAGTCAGCGTCCCGCGGGTCCATCAGCTGCGCGCCAAGGCGCTGAAGGACCTGCGCGCGCTGATGGAGGCGGAACTGGCCTAG
- a CDS encoding amidohydrolase family protein, translating to MRRFATALLAGSILAMPSIALAQDDDKKDEKWDVEAPRGATIEQVPIRTDEGTWMDVDVSPDGRTIAFTMLGDIYTMPITGGTPTRIAEGLSWEVQPRFSPDGQRIAYTSDRGGGDNIWVMNRDGSDKRQVTKEDFRLLNQPTWSPDGEFIAAKKHFTTQRSAGTGEIWMYHVSGGGGVQVVERASESLQKELGEPVFSPDGSAIYYTRNTTPGSTFIYAQDSQTGIFAIEKHELATGEVTTAVDGYGGAVRPAPSPDGKEIAFVRRDKDTSQLWVKEFASGRERMIYDALDLDLQETWAVYGVYPNMDWTPDSRSIVFWAGGKLRRIDRNGSNLADIPFAIDDTRGVADAPHPAIAVAPDRFVTAMPKYATLSPDGSRVVFESLGRLHTKSARGKDAPRPLTGDRADAVEAWPAYSRDGRSLAYVRWSDEGLGEIVVADANGQNRRVVTQQPGHYASLAFSPDGSLIAYEKRSGGYLTSPEYSENPGIYVVPARGGQPRLVSRSGSNPQFGADASRIFMTTSDDGKLSLVSADLDGEAQRTHARGELANDFRVSPDGRTVAFRQNYEVFAMPLLPGGKPVDVGESGGALPVTKISTGGADYLGWANGGATLFWSIGPQLQSAQVGAFFRNAPKGEEEEQGFTPPETGISLAMTVPKSAPTGTTIITGAKILTMAAGLDTEDAGVIENGVIVIEGDRIAAIGPAGEVNVPDNATTIDASGKTIMPGLVDAHAHGPYGTGDLIPQQNWALVQDLALGVTTIHNPSSQASTVFAAAERQQAGRMLGPRIFSTGEIIYGAKAPSVYARIDSYEDALAHVRRIKAQGGISVKNYNQPRREQRQMVARAAAAENMLVVAEGGSLFGMDMNLIADGNSTIEHNVPGDVFYEDVLQFFGQSNSNYTPTLAVTYGGLAGDPYWRQAMDVFAHPLMIHTPPRQLLADNARRTKAPDWAFVDDDAAREARKIAQRGVKVAIGAHGQQAGIGAHWELWSFARGGMSPVEALKAGTIASAQSLGMDKDIGSLEVGKLADLVVLSEDPSADIRNSDSIVQVMLGGRLYDAKTMNEVGTGTAKRRAYWWEADGGRGAGGSEAAAHAAGAGHSDGG from the coding sequence ATGCGCCGTTTTGCCACCGCCCTTCTTGCCGGTTCCATACTCGCGATGCCGTCCATCGCGCTCGCGCAAGATGACGACAAGAAGGACGAGAAGTGGGACGTCGAGGCTCCGCGCGGCGCGACCATCGAGCAGGTGCCGATCCGGACGGACGAAGGAACCTGGATGGATGTCGACGTGTCGCCCGACGGGCGGACCATCGCCTTCACCATGCTCGGCGATATCTACACCATGCCGATCACCGGGGGGACGCCGACGCGCATTGCCGAGGGGCTGTCGTGGGAGGTGCAGCCGCGTTTCTCGCCCGATGGGCAGCGCATCGCCTACACTTCGGACCGCGGCGGCGGGGACAATATCTGGGTCATGAACCGCGACGGCTCGGACAAGCGGCAGGTGACCAAGGAGGACTTCCGCCTGCTCAACCAGCCGACCTGGTCGCCCGATGGCGAGTTCATCGCAGCCAAGAAGCATTTTACCACGCAGCGCAGCGCCGGGACGGGCGAAATCTGGATGTACCATGTCTCCGGCGGCGGCGGCGTGCAGGTGGTCGAGCGCGCGAGCGAGAGCCTGCAGAAGGAGCTCGGCGAGCCGGTCTTCTCCCCCGATGGCAGCGCGATCTACTACACCCGCAACACCACGCCGGGCAGCACCTTCATCTACGCGCAGGACAGCCAGACCGGCATTTTCGCGATCGAGAAACACGAGCTCGCGACCGGCGAAGTGACCACCGCGGTCGATGGCTATGGCGGCGCGGTGCGTCCGGCGCCCTCGCCCGATGGGAAGGAAATCGCCTTCGTCCGGCGCGACAAGGATACCAGCCAGCTGTGGGTCAAGGAGTTCGCCAGCGGCCGCGAACGGATGATCTACGACGCGCTCGATCTCGATCTGCAGGAGACCTGGGCGGTCTACGGCGTCTATCCCAACATGGACTGGACGCCCGACAGCCGCAGCATCGTGTTCTGGGCGGGCGGCAAGCTCAGGCGGATCGACCGCAACGGATCGAACCTGGCCGATATCCCGTTTGCGATCGACGATACGCGCGGCGTGGCCGATGCGCCGCATCCGGCGATCGCGGTCGCACCCGACCGCTTCGTCACCGCGATGCCGAAATACGCGACGCTCTCGCCCGATGGCAGCCGGGTGGTGTTCGAAAGCCTCGGACGGCTCCACACCAAGTCGGCGCGGGGCAAGGACGCACCGCGCCCGCTGACCGGCGACAGGGCCGACGCGGTCGAAGCCTGGCCCGCCTACAGCCGCGACGGGCGCAGCCTCGCCTACGTGCGGTGGAGCGACGAGGGGCTGGGCGAAATCGTGGTCGCCGACGCGAACGGGCAGAACCGGCGGGTGGTGACGCAGCAGCCCGGGCATTATGCCAGTCTCGCGTTCTCGCCCGACGGTTCGCTGATCGCCTATGAGAAACGCTCGGGCGGGTACCTGACCTCGCCCGAATATTCCGAGAATCCCGGGATTTACGTCGTGCCCGCACGCGGCGGCCAGCCGCGGCTCGTCTCGCGTTCGGGATCGAACCCGCAGTTCGGCGCGGATGCGAGCCGGATCTTCATGACCACCAGCGACGACGGCAAGCTCTCGCTGGTCTCCGCCGATCTCGATGGGGAGGCGCAGCGCACCCACGCGCGCGGCGAGCTCGCCAACGATTTCCGCGTTTCGCCCGATGGCAGGACGGTGGCCTTCCGGCAGAACTACGAGGTCTTCGCGATGCCGCTGCTGCCCGGCGGCAAGCCGGTCGACGTCGGCGAAAGCGGCGGCGCGTTGCCGGTCACCAAGATTTCGACCGGCGGGGCCGACTATCTCGGCTGGGCGAATGGCGGGGCGACGCTGTTCTGGTCGATCGGCCCGCAGCTGCAAAGCGCGCAGGTCGGCGCGTTCTTCCGCAACGCGCCCAAGGGCGAAGAGGAGGAGCAGGGCTTCACCCCGCCCGAAACCGGCATTTCGCTGGCGATGACGGTGCCCAAATCCGCGCCAACGGGGACCACCATAATCACTGGAGCGAAAATCCTCACCATGGCCGCCGGTCTTGATACCGAAGATGCAGGCGTGATCGAGAACGGCGTCATCGTGATCGAAGGCGACCGGATCGCGGCCATCGGCCCGGCGGGCGAAGTGAATGTTCCGGACAACGCGACCACCATCGACGCCAGCGGCAAGACGATCATGCCCGGCCTCGTCGATGCACACGCGCACGGGCCTTACGGCACCGGCGACCTGATCCCGCAGCAGAACTGGGCGCTGGTGCAGGACCTGGCGCTGGGCGTCACCACGATCCACAATCCGTCGAGCCAGGCGAGCACGGTGTTCGCCGCTGCCGAACGCCAGCAGGCGGGTCGGATGCTGGGGCCGCGCATCTTCTCGACCGGGGAGATCATCTACGGCGCCAAGGCACCCAGCGTCTATGCGCGGATCGACAGCTACGAAGACGCGCTCGCGCATGTCCGCCGGATCAAGGCGCAGGGCGGCATCTCGGTCAAGAACTACAACCAGCCGCGCCGCGAACAGCGCCAGATGGTCGCCCGCGCGGCGGCGGCGGAGAACATGCTGGTGGTGGCCGAGGGCGGTTCGCTGTTCGGGATGGACATGAACCTGATCGCCGATGGCAACTCGACCATCGAACACAATGTGCCGGGCGACGTGTTCTACGAGGACGTGCTGCAATTCTTCGGCCAGTCGAACTCGAACTACACGCCGACGCTGGCGGTGACCTATGGCGGGCTTGCGGGCGATCCCTACTGGCGGCAGGCGATGGACGTGTTCGCGCATCCGCTGATGATCCACACCCCGCCCAGGCAGCTGCTGGCCGACAATGCGCGGCGGACCAAGGCGCCCGACTGGGCGTTCGTCGACGACGATGCCGCGCGCGAGGCGAGGAAGATCGCGCAGCGCGGGGTCAAGGTGGCGATCGGCGCGCACGGGCAGCAGGCCGGAATTGGTGCGCATTGGGAGTTGTGGAGCTTCGCACGCGGCGGCATGAGCCCGGTCGAGGCGCTCAAGGCCGGCACCATCGCCTCGGCCCAGTCGCTAGGGATGGACAAGGATATCGGCAGCCTCGAGGTCGGCAAGCTCGCCGATCTGGTGGTGCTGAGCGAGGATCCGAGCGCCGACATCCGCAATTCCGATTCGATCGTGCAGGTGATGCTCGGCGGGCGGCTCTACGATGCGAAGACCATGAACGAAGTCGGCACCGGCACTGCCAAACGCCGGGCGTATTGGTGGGAGGCCGATGGCGGTCGCGGCGCGGGCGGATCCGAAGCGGCCGCGCACGCGGCAGGGGCCGGGCATTCGGACGGCGGCTAG
- a CDS encoding acyl-CoA dehydrogenase family protein, producing the protein MDFAIPADLQAYLGELDAFIEAEIKPLEQQDDNIRFFDHRREWARTDFEAGGLPREEWEELLKAATARADKAGHWRFSAPKQYGGKDGSNLWMAVIREHFARMGLGLHNDLQNEHSIVGNFPFVAMFDQWGTEEQKQEFILGGFKRTRRVAFGLTEPHHGSDATHMETHAVKETRDGVDGWLINGEKMWITGMHVATHCAMFARTGGAAGDASGITCFLVPNPTQGLEIEEWMWTFNMPTDHPRLSVKDVWVPDSAMLGVEGRGLALAQSFVHQNRIRQAASSCGAAMFCIDESVKYARTRKPFGQELSRNQAIQFPLVELATQAEMLRLLIFKTAWEMDNMPHEEIERTISDKVSMCNYWANRLCCEAADRAMQVHGGIGYSRHKPFEHIYRHHRRYRITEGSEEIQMRKVAAYLFGYLGPKKGMFG; encoded by the coding sequence ATGGACTTCGCAATTCCCGCCGACCTGCAGGCCTATTTGGGCGAACTCGACGCCTTTATCGAGGCGGAGATCAAACCGCTTGAGCAGCAGGACGACAACATCCGCTTCTTCGACCATCGCCGCGAATGGGCGCGGACGGACTTCGAGGCGGGCGGGCTGCCGCGTGAGGAATGGGAGGAACTGCTGAAGGCAGCCACCGCTCGCGCGGACAAGGCTGGACACTGGCGATTCTCCGCGCCCAAGCAATATGGCGGCAAGGACGGATCGAACCTCTGGATGGCGGTGATCCGTGAGCATTTTGCGCGGATGGGCCTCGGCCTCCACAACGACCTCCAGAACGAACACTCGATTGTCGGCAACTTCCCTTTCGTCGCCATGTTCGACCAGTGGGGGACCGAGGAGCAGAAACAGGAATTCATCCTCGGCGGGTTCAAACGCACCCGCCGCGTCGCCTTCGGCCTGACCGAACCGCATCACGGCTCAGACGCGACGCATATGGAAACGCACGCGGTCAAAGAGACCCGCGACGGGGTCGATGGCTGGCTGATCAATGGCGAGAAGATGTGGATCACCGGCATGCATGTCGCGACGCATTGCGCGATGTTTGCGCGCACTGGCGGCGCGGCGGGCGATGCGAGCGGGATCACTTGCTTCCTCGTCCCCAATCCCACCCAAGGCCTCGAAATCGAGGAGTGGATGTGGACCTTCAACATGCCGACCGACCACCCGCGCCTTTCGGTCAAGGACGTGTGGGTGCCCGATAGCGCTATGCTCGGCGTCGAGGGACGCGGGCTCGCGCTGGCGCAAAGCTTCGTCCACCAGAACCGCATCCGGCAGGCGGCCTCGAGTTGCGGCGCGGCAATGTTCTGCATCGATGAGAGCGTGAAATACGCCCGCACCCGCAAACCGTTCGGGCAGGAGCTGTCGCGCAACCAGGCGATCCAGTTCCCGCTGGTCGAGCTCGCGACGCAGGCCGAGATGCTGCGGCTGCTGATCTTCAAGACCGCGTGGGAGATGGACAACATGCCGCACGAGGAGATCGAGCGGACGATTTCGGACAAGGTCTCGATGTGCAATTACTGGGCGAACCGACTGTGCTGCGAGGCGGCGGACCGCGCGATGCAGGTCCACGGCGGCATCGGCTATTCGCGGCACAAGCCGTTCGAACACATCTACCGCCACCACCGCCGCTACCGCATCACCGAAGGCAGCGAGGAAATCCAGATGCGCAAGGTGGCGGCGTATCTGTTCGGGTATCTGGGGCCGAAGAAGGGGATGTTTGGGTGA
- a CDS encoding phosphotransferase: MAATPEELNAGLTRAMERAGLGVPEGLHRLTGGATMESWRFSCANDGRRDEFVLRRAPSLAFMEDRPYGHDVEAAVIRAAKAAGVTAPEVVVELEPEDEIGSGFVMRALPGTPNPREILEFDGADALLGQAARDLARIHSIKRGDVPDAVPVMDYRAAIADLRQQFEEAGGDRPIIALGLKWMEDNCPDPAHPVLVHGDYRMGNLLAEPGRLTGVLDWELAHFGDRHEDLAFGCMAVWRFARYDRPALGLGSLEDYFAAYEAEAGVTVDRERFRYWLIHRTVWWALGCLKMAQHWRSGQDRMLERVVISRRTSEQELDLLMLLEEDAPLKLRRAQVGDSLTDQPFEPKGEATASEIAVAVSEWLASMKDQMKGHDRFQLAVARNALGIIERETSSAYLNRVADYPEDLSFAILSGSRDLSDKYLLSDLRFMALECVRTDSPKYPALAVARERWL; the protein is encoded by the coding sequence ATGGCGGCTACGCCTGAGGAATTGAACGCGGGACTGACGCGGGCGATGGAGCGCGCCGGGCTGGGCGTGCCAGAGGGACTGCACCGGCTGACCGGCGGCGCGACTATGGAGAGCTGGCGGTTTTCGTGTGCCAATGACGGGCGGCGTGACGAGTTCGTGCTGCGCCGCGCGCCGTCGCTCGCATTCATGGAGGACCGCCCCTATGGCCACGATGTTGAAGCGGCGGTAATCCGCGCGGCGAAGGCGGCGGGGGTGACTGCGCCCGAGGTGGTGGTCGAGCTCGAACCCGAGGACGAGATCGGTTCGGGCTTCGTGATGCGCGCGCTGCCGGGTACGCCAAATCCCAGGGAAATCCTTGAGTTCGACGGTGCCGACGCGCTGCTCGGGCAGGCGGCGCGCGATCTGGCGCGGATTCACTCGATCAAGCGGGGAGACGTGCCCGATGCGGTGCCGGTGATGGACTACCGCGCGGCAATTGCCGACCTTCGTCAGCAGTTCGAGGAAGCGGGCGGCGACCGTCCGATCATCGCGCTGGGCCTCAAGTGGATGGAGGACAATTGCCCCGACCCGGCCCACCCGGTGCTGGTCCACGGCGACTATCGCATGGGCAATCTCCTCGCCGAGCCGGGCAGGCTGACCGGCGTTCTGGATTGGGAACTGGCGCATTTCGGCGACCGACACGAGGATCTGGCGTTCGGCTGCATGGCGGTATGGCGCTTCGCCCGCTACGACCGCCCCGCGCTGGGGCTGGGGTCGTTGGAGGACTACTTCGCCGCCTACGAAGCCGAGGCGGGGGTGACAGTCGACCGCGAGCGCTTCCGCTACTGGCTGATCCACCGCACCGTTTGGTGGGCGCTCGGCTGCCTAAAGATGGCGCAGCACTGGCGCAGCGGGCAGGACCGCATGCTGGAGAGGGTGGTGATCTCAAGGCGGACCAGCGAGCAGGAGCTCGATTTGCTGATGCTGCTGGAAGAGGATGCGCCTCTCAAGCTGCGGCGGGCGCAGGTTGGGGACAGTCTTACGGACCAACCTTTCGAACCGAAGGGTGAGGCGACTGCAAGTGAAATCGCCGTAGCGGTTTCGGAATGGCTTGCCTCAATGAAAGATCAAATGAAGGGGCATGATCGCTTTCAGTTGGCGGTGGCGCGGAATGCCTTAGGGATTATCGAGCGGGAAACGTCTTCGGCCTACCTCAATCGAGTCGCCGATTATCCAGAAGACCTGTCTTTCGCTATACTCTCGGGCAGTAGAGACCTGAGCGACAAGTATCTCCTATCCGATCTGAGATTCATGGCTCTCGAATGTGTGAGGACTGATTCCCCCAAATACCCGGCGCTAGCTGTGGCGCGCGAACGGTGGCTGTAG
- a CDS encoding dienelactone hydrolase, which yields MKKRHIALAALGVLAVGAGTAAYVATPTVHEGAPGETPELGRFGDYTVGTSLLEMTLPDRVTFGALGMATGQTETGDRVLDVRLYYPAVERTGTGAVAYTHTMDPPDMEPVTLDYQGRALDGAEALAEGQFPLVIMSHGFNGWSTQFSNLAEHIASRGYVVASIDHADMKLEGTSDFVLSFSRVLASRSLDQRQVLAQILAASGEGAEGPFALIDPEQVGLIGYSMGGYGALATAGADYDYESGTFATVPGDALAPLRAVAGEDAGIDAVVAFAPWGGQPDNRVWSSETLSRITAPVLIVSGGQDDVSNHAEGVSWIFDQLTGTSRHMLVFREARHNIVGNAFAMPEDAPFRAIEFVSEPVWRQDRINGINQHFVAAFLDLHLKGDADKAAYLDVPTTDANAGTWETGFGEQLNGKFAGSDEPDHWRGFQKRWAAGLDLFSKKAGE from the coding sequence ATGAAGAAACGCCATATCGCCCTCGCCGCGCTGGGAGTGCTCGCCGTGGGCGCGGGCACCGCCGCCTATGTCGCGACGCCGACGGTGCACGAAGGCGCGCCGGGCGAAACCCCCGAACTGGGGCGGTTTGGCGATTACACCGTCGGCACCAGCCTGCTCGAAATGACCCTGCCCGACCGCGTCACCTTCGGCGCGCTCGGCATGGCAACCGGCCAGACCGAGACCGGGGACCGCGTGCTCGACGTGCGCCTGTACTACCCGGCGGTCGAACGCACCGGGACCGGCGCGGTCGCCTACACCCACACGATGGACCCGCCCGACATGGAGCCGGTGACGCTCGACTATCAGGGGCGCGCGCTGGACGGCGCGGAGGCGCTGGCGGAGGGGCAGTTCCCGCTCGTTATCATGAGCCACGGCTTCAACGGCTGGAGCACGCAGTTCAGCAACCTCGCCGAACACATCGCCTCGCGCGGTTATGTGGTGGCGTCGATCGACCATGCCGACATGAAGCTGGAGGGGACCTCCGATTTCGTGCTGTCGTTCAGCCGGGTGTTGGCCAGCCGTTCGCTCGACCAGCGGCAGGTTTTGGCGCAGATACTGGCGGCGAGCGGTGAGGGAGCCGAAGGACCCTTTGCGCTGATCGACCCTGAACAGGTCGGCCTGATCGGCTATTCGATGGGCGGCTATGGCGCGCTGGCGACGGCGGGGGCGGATTACGATTACGAAAGCGGCACCTTCGCGACCGTACCCGGCGACGCGCTGGCGCCTTTGCGCGCGGTTGCGGGTGAGGATGCCGGGATCGACGCGGTCGTCGCCTTCGCTCCGTGGGGCGGGCAGCCGGACAACCGCGTGTGGAGCAGCGAAACGCTCAGCCGGATCACCGCACCGGTGCTGATCGTCTCGGGCGGTCAGGACGACGTTTCCAACCACGCCGAGGGCGTCAGCTGGATCTTCGACCAGCTCACCGGCACCAGCCGCCATATGCTCGTCTTCCGCGAGGCGCGGCACAATATCGTCGGCAACGCCTTCGCCATGCCCGAAGATGCGCCGTTCCGCGCGATCGAATTCGTCAGCGAGCCGGTGTGGCGGCAGGACCGGATCAACGGAATCAACCAGCACTTCGTCGCCGCCTTCCTCGACCTCCACCTGAAGGGCGATGCGGACAAGGCGGCCTATCTCGATGTGCCGACCACCGACGCCAACGCGGGCACATGGGAAACCGGCTTCGGCGAGCAGCTCAACGGCAAGTTTGCCGGGTCGGACGAGCCCGACCACTGGCGCGGCTTCCAGAAACGCTGGGCGGCCGGGCTGGATTTGTTCTCGAAGAAAGCAGGCGAATAG
- a CDS encoding aldehyde dehydrogenase family protein: MVTQYKNLINGEMVATGEWLDVVNPANEQVIGQVPACGQDELDRAVAAARAAFKTWKNTSFEERNAACMAISGAIKENAEELYRLLTSEQGKPHEQAKGEIYGAAGMSAAQATLKLEEEIVQDDDTRLHRSRRVPVGVVGGIVPWNFPVMMAVQKIIPALMSGCTIVLKPSPFTPLTTLRLAELIADKVPAGTVNIITGEDSLGPLITQHPDIDKITFTGSTATGKKIMEGASADLKRITLELGGNDASIVLPDADPKKVAEQLFWSSFSNAGQICVAAKRVYIHEDIYDELSEAIVEYAKTVKVGDGSQQGTGVGPIQNKKQYERVLELIEDAKDKGYKFLTGGNVDPSGTGYYVPITILDNPPEDARIVAEEQFGPVMPLMKFSTEDEVIQRANNSDYGLAGAVWTANPDKGVEIAEQLETGTVWVNEYLHLSPFAPFGGHKQSGFGAEYGKEGLKEFTYPQVITVKKDNVPA; this comes from the coding sequence ATGGTCACCCAGTACAAGAACCTGATCAACGGCGAGATGGTCGCCACCGGCGAATGGCTCGACGTGGTCAACCCCGCGAATGAGCAGGTGATTGGCCAGGTCCCGGCCTGCGGCCAGGACGAGCTCGACCGCGCGGTCGCCGCCGCGCGCGCCGCGTTCAAGACCTGGAAGAACACCTCCTTCGAAGAGCGCAACGCCGCCTGCATGGCGATCTCCGGCGCGATCAAGGAGAACGCCGAGGAGCTGTATCGACTGCTGACCAGCGAGCAGGGCAAGCCGCACGAACAGGCCAAGGGCGAAATCTACGGCGCGGCGGGCATGTCGGCGGCGCAGGCGACGCTCAAGCTCGAAGAGGAAATCGTGCAGGACGACGACACCCGCCTGCATCGTTCGCGCCGCGTGCCGGTGGGCGTGGTCGGCGGGATCGTGCCATGGAACTTCCCGGTGATGATGGCGGTGCAGAAGATCATCCCGGCGCTGATGAGCGGCTGCACGATCGTGCTCAAACCCTCACCCTTCACCCCGCTGACGACGCTGCGCCTCGCCGAACTGATCGCGGACAAGGTACCGGCGGGAACGGTCAATATCATCACCGGCGAGGATTCGCTCGGCCCGCTGATCACCCAGCATCCCGATATCGACAAGATCACCTTCACCGGCTCGACCGCGACCGGCAAGAAGATCATGGAAGGCGCGAGCGCCGATCTCAAGCGCATCACGCTCGAACTGGGCGGCAACGATGCCTCGATCGTGCTGCCCGATGCCGATCCCAAGAAGGTTGCCGAACAGCTGTTCTGGTCGAGCTTTTCCAATGCCGGCCAGATCTGCGTCGCGGCCAAGCGCGTCTACATCCACGAGGATATCTATGACGAGCTGAGCGAGGCGATCGTCGAATACGCCAAGACGGTGAAGGTCGGCGACGGATCGCAGCAAGGCACCGGGGTCGGGCCGATCCAGAACAAGAAGCAGTACGAGCGCGTGCTCGAGCTGATCGAGGACGCCAAGGACAAGGGCTACAAGTTCCTGACCGGTGGCAATGTCGATCCTTCGGGCACCGGCTATTACGTCCCGATCACGATCCTCGACAACCCGCCGGAAGACGCGCGGATCGTCGCCGAGGAGCAGTTCGGCCCGGTCATGCCGCTGATGAAATTCTCGACCGAAGACGAAGTCATCCAGCGCGCCAACAATTCCGACTATGGCCTTGCGGGCGCGGTGTGGACCGCCAACCCGGACAAGGGTGTCGAGATCGCGGAACAGCTCGAAACCGGCACGGTGTGGGTCAACGAGTACCTGCACCTGTCGCCTTTCGCACCGTTCGGCGGGCACAAGCAGTCCGGCTTCGGCGCCGAATACGGCAAGGAAGGGCTCAAGGAATTCACCTATCCGCAGGTCATTACGGTGAAGAAAGACAACGTGCCCGCCTGA